GTTTGACGTCTGCTAAGGTGCGATCTAAGTCAATGCTGACGACGCGCTTACGCATGAATGTTTCAATTTTCATGATAAAGCCTTTTATATTGTTATCCCTTCATTAAATTTAGTCGAACTTATCACTTTAAATGTTTTATGAGATATGCCATTTGTGTCTAACACTTTGTGCCGTTAGTCTACGTATACTTTTTAATGTTTGTCTGTCTGCGCATGGGTGCAATATGTTATACCGTTATCTATTGTTGTTTTGTTTGAGCTTACCAGGGAGTGCAGCCTATGCACAGTTAGAGGCTGGTCTTGGTTTATCTATGGTCAACGTGCCCCATTATGTGGGCAGTGATGAAGCTGAGCAGTATGTCCTGCCGTTCCCTTATTTGCGCTATCGCAGTGATAAAATCACCATTGATCGTAACCTGATTCAAGGCAATCTATGGCAATCTGGTAACTGGAGCTTAGAAATCAGCTTGGGTGGTGCTGTAAAAGTGGATAGTGATAAAAGTCAGGCGCGCCAAGACATGGATGATTTGGACTTTATTATAGAAGCAGGGCCAGCCCTTCACTATTACTTTCTAGGGGACAGAAGCAAGGGCAATGCACTCTTTTTAGAATTGCCCATTCGCTTTGCTAATAGCACTGATTTCACACAAGCCAGTTATCGTGGCACCACATTTAACCCCAGAGTGGTTTGGCGACGTGAATATTTTTTAGGTATTTATGAGGTGCGCCCGCAATTATCAATGGGATTACGTTCGGCTAGTAGCCATTATCACGACTATATTTATGGGGTAGATAATCAATTTGTGACCTCTGAGCGAAGTGCCTATAAAGCCGAACATGGTTATGGGGGCTGGCAAGCAGGATACAGTACCGCGGTATTGTGGTCTGATTGGATGGCGGCGGGCTTTATGCGTTATGTGAATATCACGGGGGCTGCTTTTGAAGAAAGCCCACTGGTTAAAACACGTTCAAGTTTTATCCTAGGTATGGCAGTGGCTTACTTGTTTTAGAGTAATCCAAGTCAATTCAGTGTACACTTGTTCGCCTTATGCTGTGGCGAGGATTGACTTAGTCTTTGGCTTAGGTAGCATGGCTTGTTAATGTATTTAGTTATATAAAAGAGCAATTTATGAAGTATGTATTTAGTGTGTTTTTGGCCGGAATATTGGCCATGACTGTGGCTGAACCAGCCAGTGCTAAAAAGTTTGGCAGTGGTGGTTTTGGTAAATCTTTTCAAACAAGCCCGTTTAAAAAACAAACACCAGCGGCTCCTAACAAAGCCGCCCCAAATGCTGAAAAGAGTAAGAGTATGCGCCCAGGAATGGGTGGCTTGATGGGTGGTTTACTGGCAGGTGGTATCTTTGCTTATTTATTGGGCAGTGGTGCATTTGAAGGCTTGCAGTTTATGGATATCCTATTATTTGCCTTAATTGGCTTTGTACTATTTAAGCTCTTTGCGCGACCAAAACAGCAGCAACAATATGCAGGCATGCAAAGAAGTGGCTTTGAGCAAAGTAACGAGCAAGCGCCTGTATTTCAAGCACAATCAAACACCACTACTGACAGTATTCCTTTGCAGTTCCCGCAAGGGTTTGATGTAAAGGCTTTTGAAAAAGGTGCCCTTGATCACTTTGCATTGGTTCATAAAGCATGGGATGAAGGCGAATTTAGCACCGTAGCAGAATATGTTGATCCAAGTTTACTTGAGCAGCTAAAACAACAGC
This genomic stretch from Bermanella sp. WJH001 harbors:
- a CDS encoding Tim44-like domain-containing protein — encoded protein: MKYVFSVFLAGILAMTVAEPASAKKFGSGGFGKSFQTSPFKKQTPAAPNKAAPNAEKSKSMRPGMGGLMGGLLAGGIFAYLLGSGAFEGLQFMDILLFALIGFVLFKLFARPKQQQQYAGMQRSGFEQSNEQAPVFQAQSNTTTDSIPLQFPQGFDVKAFEKGALDHFALVHKAWDEGEFSTVAEYVDPSLLEQLKQQRAQYAAKLDNKIIDLSADIVRAEPIAQGHRLSILFRGLMKDMQSNEEHGVFDVWHLEKGPSNTWLIVGIEAE
- a CDS encoding MipA/OmpV family protein — protein: MLYRYLLLFCLSLPGSAAYAQLEAGLGLSMVNVPHYVGSDEAEQYVLPFPYLRYRSDKITIDRNLIQGNLWQSGNWSLEISLGGAVKVDSDKSQARQDMDDLDFIIEAGPALHYYFLGDRSKGNALFLELPIRFANSTDFTQASYRGTTFNPRVVWRREYFLGIYEVRPQLSMGLRSASSHYHDYIYGVDNQFVTSERSAYKAEHGYGGWQAGYSTAVLWSDWMAAGFMRYVNITGAAFEESPLVKTRSSFILGMAVAYLF